The following coding sequences lie in one Spinacia oleracea cultivar Varoflay chromosome 1, BTI_SOV_V1, whole genome shotgun sequence genomic window:
- the LOC110799724 gene encoding 60S ribosomal protein L8-1, whose amino-acid sequence MGRVIRAQRKGAGSVFKAHVHHRKGAAKFRTLDFGERNGYLKGVITEVIHDPGRGAPLARVTFRHPFRYKHQKELFVAAEGMYTGQFIYCGKKANLMVGNVLPLRSIPEGAVVCNVEHHVGDRGVLARASGDYAIVISHNPDNDTSRIKLPSGSKKIVPSGCRAMIGQVAGGGRTEKPMLKAGNAYHKYRVKRNCWPKVRGVAMNPVEHPHGGGNHQHIGHASTVRRDAPPGQKVGLIAARRTGRLRGQAAANVSKSDKA is encoded by the exons ATGGGAAGAGTTATCAGAGCTCAACGTAAGGGAGCAGGGTCCGTCTTCAAGGCCCACGTCCACCACCGCAAAGGAGCCGCCAAGTTCAGAACCCTCGACTTCGGCGAGCGCAACGGTTACCTGAAAGGAGTCATCACCGAGGTCATCCATGACCCAGGTCGTGGTGCTCCCCTTGCTCGCGTCACTTTCCGACACCCATTCAGGTACAAGCATCAGAAGGAGCTGTTTGTTGCTGCTGAGGGTATGTACACTGGTCAGTTTATCTATTGTGGGAAGAAGGCTAATCTTATGGTAGGAAATGTTCTTCCGTTGAGATCTATTCCTGAAGGAGCTGTCGTTTGTAATGTTGAACATCATGTTGGTGATCGTGGTGTTCTTGCTCGTGCTTCTGGAGATTACGCCATTGTTATCTCTCACAACCCTGATAATGATACCTCTAG GATCAAGCTCCCATCCGGTTCCAAGAAGATTGTCCCAAGTGGTTGCCGTGCTATGATCGGTCAAGTTGCCGGTGGAGGACGTACCGAGAAGCCAATGCTCAAAGCAGGAAACGCGTACCACAAGTACAGAGTGAAGAGAAACTGCTGGCCTAAGGTTCGTGGTGTTGCTATGAATCCCGTTGAGCATCCCCACGGAGGAGGTAACCACCAGCATATTGGTCACGCTAGTACCGTTCGCAGAGATGCACCACCAGGGCAGAAGGTCGGTCTTATTGCTGCCAGGAGAACTGGTCGTCTTCGTGGACAAGCTGCTGCTAATGTTTCAAAGAGTGACAAGGCTTAA
- the LOC130465716 gene encoding LOW QUALITY PROTEIN: NDR1/HIN1-like protein 10 (The sequence of the model RefSeq protein was modified relative to this genomic sequence to represent the inferred CDS: inserted 3 bases in 2 codons; deleted 2 bases in 1 codon; substituted 2 bases at 2 genomic stop codons) — MLPLSLLLCFFSPPFSPISSSSSSSSSSSSSSSSSFLHHLSRLFFFFFCILTKSIRPLHCRDIYFLHILTKGKRGSSGGCCCLFDCLIFWLIVRPQKIKVHASDASLTTFNFTQNDNLNYNLAINFSIXNPNRRLRVYYDAIEANAIYAGQRFNTVQGSVFYKGYKNTTDFGHVNFRGQHIIKLGSGDKSXFEKHITGGAYEIQLKVHLRVRFKLGLFKTGTXKPKIKCDWRXSIEGHSGQFERIKCSYDL, encoded by the exons ATGCTCCCTCTTTCTCTCCTTCTCTGCTTCTTTTCTCCACCATTTTCGCccatttcttcttcttcttcttcttcttcttcttcttcttcttcttcttcttcttctttcctcCACCATTTGTctcgtcttttttttttttttttttgcattttgaCAAAAAGTATTCGCCCACTACATTGTAGGGATATCTATTTTCTGCACATTTTGACAAAAGGAAAGAGAGGCTCCTCCGGCGGCTGCTGCTGCCTCTTTGACTGCCTCATCTTCTGGCTCATCGTCCGCCCTCAAAAAATCAAAGTCCACGCCTCCGATGCTTCTCTCACCACCTTCAACTTCACCCAGAACGACAATCTCAACTATAATCTCGCCATCAACTTCAGCATCTGAAACCCGAACCGACGCCTCAGAGTCTATTACGATGCAATCGAAGCAAATGCGATTTACGCCGGGCAAAGATTCAACACTGTACAAGGGTCGGTGTTCTACAAGGGATACAAAAATACAACAGATTTTGGACATGTGAATTTCAGGGGGCAACATATTATTAAACTTGGAAGTGGTGATAAAT GATTTGAGAAACATATTACTGGTGGGGCTTATGAAATTCAATTGAAGGTG CATTTGAGGGTGAGATTTAAACTTGGATTATTCAAGACCGGAACATGAAAGCCTAAGATTAAGTGTGATTGGAG TTCAATTGAAGGACATTCTGGGCAATTTGAGAGGATTAAGTGCAGCTATGATCTTtga